A segment of the Sulfitobacter sp. D7 genome:
GGGGCGAATGCCCCACCCTGTCGACGACAGGCGCCGCCAACTGGGCTGGGGCGCGGTGGCTTGACCAAAGAGCGCCGCGGGCGGCATCAGATGCGCGCCACCCGCAGTCTGACCTATGATCAAACGTCAGAGATATAGTCCGCCGAGACATAGCCCTGCACCTCTGGCGCATCGGCCAAGGACACCCGACACCAAAGCTGGCCAATCTCGGTCACGCAGTCGCGGCGGTTCAAGATGGTGCCATCGGGCAGCCCCATGATGACCCCAAAATCTAGCCCGGGCCCTGACCGCAGCTTCAAAAGCTCATCCGGTCCGGTGCGGTGGACCATCACCTGATCGGCGGCGATGCCCGCACAACCTGCGGCGAAAATAAGGGTGGAAACGGCTGCGAATGTGATCCTGCGCATGATCTGCCTCTCTTTTGTTTTCTCACGTCATAGATCGAAAACGGGGCTGATCCTAGCCGCCTTATCCCGTAGGCTCTTTGCACTGCTCCAAGGCGCGTTTCAAAGAATGCTCGTCATAGGGTTTCATCAAGCTGACATAGCGCGAGGGCTCGGTCTCGCCTTCGGCATATTCTCGCGGATCGGCCCCAGAGGCGATGATAACCGCGATCTCGGGGCATAGTTGCGTGACGTGCTGCACCAGATCCATGCCAGAGCCGTCGGGCAGGCCGAGATCGGTGAACATGATGTCGAACCGCTCGGCCTCAAGGCTGCGTTCGGCGGCGGCGACGCTGTCGGCTTCGGTCACGGCATAGCCCAGATCGGCAAGCATATCCGCGGTCGCCATGCTGATCAGCGCATCGTCTTCGACCAGCAAAATTTTAGGTGCGTCATCGGGGGCGCTGTGCGCGTCTTCCTGCGCCCCTTGGGCGGCATCGCTGCCGAATTGGCGAGAGAGAATCTCATGAATTTTCAGGGCCAGCCGCTCGCGGGTGTAGGGTTTGCTCAGCAGATCGACCCCTTCGTCGAGCCGCCCGGCGTGGACAATCGCGTTCTGGGTATAGCCCGAAGTAAAGAGCACGCCGACATTCGGCAGATGCGCCTTGGTCTCGCGGGCAAGCTCGGGGCTGCGGATTTTGCCGGGCATGACCACATCGGTGAACAGCAGGTTGATCTTCACCCCGCTTTTGACGATTGCCAACGCGCTATCGGCATTCTCGGCGGTGAGCACGCCATAGCCAAGATCGCGCAGCTGATCGACGGCGGTCTCGCGCACGGCGGCGTCGTCTTCGACCACGAGGATCACCTCACCGCTGCCCGTGGGCGTTTCGGTGGTGGCAGGCAACGGGGCGCTTTCTTCCTGGCGCTGCGTGCGCGGCAGATAGACCCGCACGGTCGTGCCTTGGTTCTCTTCGCTGTAGAGTTTGATATGCCCGCCGGACTGTTTGATGAAGCCGTAAACCATGCTGAGGCCAAGCCCCGTGCCTTCGCCCGTGTCTTTGGTGGTGAAGAAGGGATCAAAGACCTTTTCCATGATCTCCGGTGCGATGCCTGCGCCGGTATCGGTGATCGCCAGCATGACATATTGGCCGGGGGCCACATTCGGGTGACTTTGGGCATAGGCGTCGTCAAGGGCGGCGTTGCCCACTTCGATTGTCAGCTTGCCATGGTGGGCCATCGCGTCGCGCGCATTGATCGCAAGGTTCAGGATCACGTTTTCCAACTGCGCCGGATCGACAAGACAGTTCCACAGCCCGCCCGAGATCACCGTCTCGACCTCGATCCCTTCGCCAAGGGTGCGGCGCAACATGTCGTCCATGCCCCGCACCAATCGGCCAAGGTTTTGCGGCTTCGGCTCCAAGGGTTGCTGCCGCCCAAAGGCGAGCAGTTGCGCGGTCAGCTTTGCGCCGCGCGACACCCCCGCCATGGCGTTGTCGACAAACCGCCGCTTGGCGTCGACCTCGGCCAGTTCCTTTGACAAAAGCTGAAGGTTGCTGCCCACCACCTGAAGCAGGTTGTTGAAATCATGCGCGATGCCGCCAGTGAGTTGGCCCACGGCTTCCATCTTTTGCGCCTGTACCAACTGCGCCTCAAGCCGGTCCCGTTCGGCCATGGCCTCTTCGACCTTGGTTTTCAGCGCGTTGCTGAACTCAAGCTCCGCATTGCGCGCGCGCAGTTCTTCGCGCAGATCGCGGACCTCAATCACTGTGCCCACGGTCTTTCCCGTCTCGTCTTTCATTGGCGAGGCGGTGAACCCTACGGGATAGAAGCTGCCGTCCTTATGGACAAAGGTTTCCTCACCCTGCGTCTGGTGGTTTTCCGGAAAAGCGCGGTCGATGGCGCAGTCTTCGATCGGGAAATGCCGCCCGTCGGGGTGGGTGTGGTGGATCACGTCATGCAGCGGTCTGTTGACGGTTTCCTCGAATTTATAGC
Coding sequences within it:
- a CDS encoding SH3 domain-containing protein, with translation MRRITFAAVSTLIFAAGCAGIAADQVMVHRTGPDELLKLRSGPGLDFGVIMGLPDGTILNRRDCVTEIGQLWCRVSLADAPEVQGYVSADYISDV
- a CDS encoding PAS domain S-box protein; amino-acid sequence: MASDRLGQIVEDAASEVYLFSVEDFTFTLANRGARENLGYSMEELRGMAAWDIKPELTREAFLDLVEPLINGKTTTIEYETVHQRKDGSRYCVLTHLQLISTEGEKVLYAAIQDITKQKETNAALTKVSARLDAILSNTTMAIFMMDDKQQCVFMNRAAEELTGYKFEETVNRPLHDVIHHTHPDGRHFPIEDCAIDRAFPENHQTQGEETFVHKDGSFYPVGFTASPMKDETGKTVGTVIEVRDLREELRARNAELEFSNALKTKVEEAMAERDRLEAQLVQAQKMEAVGQLTGGIAHDFNNLLQVVGSNLQLLSKELAEVDAKRRFVDNAMAGVSRGAKLTAQLLAFGRQQPLEPKPQNLGRLVRGMDDMLRRTLGEGIEVETVISGGLWNCLVDPAQLENVILNLAINARDAMAHHGKLTIEVGNAALDDAYAQSHPNVAPGQYVMLAITDTGAGIAPEIMEKVFDPFFTTKDTGEGTGLGLSMVYGFIKQSGGHIKLYSEENQGTTVRVYLPRTQRQEESAPLPATTETPTGSGEVILVVEDDAAVRETAVDQLRDLGYGVLTAENADSALAIVKSGVKINLLFTDVVMPGKIRSPELARETKAHLPNVGVLFTSGYTQNAIVHAGRLDEGVDLLSKPYTRERLALKIHEILSRQFGSDAAQGAQEDAHSAPDDAPKILLVEDDALISMATADMLADLGYAVTEADSVAAAERSLEAERFDIMFTDLGLPDGSGMDLVQHVTQLCPEIAVIIASGADPREYAEGETEPSRYVSLMKPYDEHSLKRALEQCKEPTG